A genomic segment from Chitinophagaceae bacterium encodes:
- a CDS encoding DUF1801 domain-containing protein yields the protein MKATGKTVNEILSSVPPERKEAFNKLHLVIVKNLPKGFEAAISYGGLGYVVPHKLYPGGYHCKPSEPLPFAGIASQKNSINFYHMGIYSNPNLLEWFVSEYPKHSKKNPDMGKSCIRFKNMDDIPYKLIGELMKKMSAKDWIGIYESNFKKTKTGNNK from the coding sequence ATGAAAGCAACCGGAAAAACAGTAAATGAAATCTTATCATCTGTACCTCCAGAAAGAAAGGAAGCATTTAACAAGCTACACCTGGTAATTGTAAAAAATCTACCCAAAGGTTTTGAAGCAGCAATTAGCTACGGTGGCTTAGGATATGTAGTACCGCACAAGCTTTATCCCGGTGGCTACCATTGCAAACCCAGTGAGCCACTCCCTTTTGCCGGCATTGCTTCGCAAAAAAATAGTATTAATTTTTATCACATGGGCATATATTCAAACCCAAACTTACTAGAATGGTTTGTAAGTGAATATCCGAAGCATAGCAAAAAAAATCCCGACATGGGAAAAAGTTGTATACGGTTTAAAAATATGGATGATATACCCTATAAACTCATAGGTGAATTAATGAAGAAGATGAGCGCAAAAGACTGGATAGGTATTTATGAATCTAATTTTAAAAAAACAAAAACCGGCAACAATAAATAA